The DNA region TAGAGAGACGAGATTGGTGTATTCCGTCATTAGTCATCAGCAGTGATCCTTCACCTCTTTTTTCACCTCCGATGTCCgtagatttctttctttcgcgcaTTGTTCGCAAGTCCGCGATGTTAGTCTCGTTCGTTGAATCCTCATCGGAATCAAAATCGTAGACTGTGCCAACAAGCTTGTTCTGAATCGAGTCGTCGTTGTGTATAGCATTCGAGGGGAACGTTGAAAGTATGCCGATATTAGAGGCCTGATTATTTCTACCTCGACCTCTACCTCGTCCACGACCACGATTTCTGTAACCCGACTGTTGCTGTTGTCCGGCCTTTGCTCCACGACCACGACCACGTGGACCACTACTACTAACGGAAGTACTCTTGATAGTCTCTCCATGCCTCGGTGATTTTCCAGGAGATTTGCCTTGAAGAGAGGTTACTCTGGCAGACGTTCTCGTCGGTTTGGATGGCGATTTCTTGCCAGATTGTTGTGGTACTGTTACTGTTTTATTATCAACCTGAACTTCCTGAGCATTTTCGACAGCTGCAACAGCAGCAGTCACAGCTGCAACGGCGGCAGCGGCGGCTTCGCTCACTTGTACCGTTGGCGTCAATGTCGTCGATGCTGTGGTCACCGTCGCCAGTGGTGCAGGTGACATCGTCGTCGACATGGCCGTTGACATAGGTGTCGAAgtcgtcgttattgtcgttgcgGTCGTTACTACAGCTGCTGCCGTTACCGTTGTCGTCGTGCTATCAAGGAAAGATGGCATCATTGGTGGCATCACAGATACATTCGCGTCCTGTTGTAATTGAGGTGGCTCATGTTCCGTCTCAAGTGACGGCTGTGCCGATTGAGGTGGTGGTGTTGGTACTTTCGTAGGTGATACCATCGCTGCAGTCAAGGCCATGTTGTGAGAAGACGAAGTGAAGGCGGCGGTACATGGCGATGCCTGCATGTTCAATGACTCTTCCAATGGTTTCGGTACGTGCGATAACAAAGATTGCGGAGTAGGAAAAGGTGCACCAAAAGGTGGTGGAAACATAGCCGTGCCTGGTGATGGATATGGTAATGGAGCGCTGCATGGTTGAggtggaaaaagagaaacaggacCGGCATAAGAATTCGCTTCGGAATAAGCGTGATACGCCGCAGCGTCCATCGCTGAACACGCTGGGAATGGCATAGGTGGTATGTTCTTGTACGGAGGAATCGCAGTATGATCCTCACCGGATGAGGCCGACGTGATTGACGAAGATGTCGATCTTCGCGATGGTAATACTTGACTCTCAGCCCAACGAGTATCCTGCCGTGAAGCGTTCATCTCATTGTACGGGGAACCATTTTGAACATAATCCTGTCTCATATCCGATGacatctcttccttctccaaTACTCGATCCATTTCGCTTCCTTGATCATCCTCTGAATTTGGTAGACCTATGAGATGTCTGTTCACCATTTCCATCGGTGTTATTTCGTCAACAATTTGCGTGGATATCCCTGTCACTTGTTGTTCCATTACTGCCATAGATTGTGCTCGATTCTCTGCATGTGGTTCCAAATGTTGAGCAGCGCGGACCATGGAATGAGTCTGTTGCAAAAGATATTGTTCTTGCATGTTCATGTTCAACTGAGAATGTACCAACGTATCGGAATTGCTTTCCGGTAATACGTTCGCAATATCGTTTGTAAATTGATGATTGCCATAACGGTGATTTTGATTATCCATTAATGTGTTTAGATGCACATCCGCAGGATTAAAATTCTCTATACTCGGCGGCACCCATCGTTCATCCGCTTCGGCTCTGTCCAACTTAGCACGCTCGACTACAGTTACTTTTGAAGTTTCAAGATCCTCGTTATTGTACGATACATAATGATCGCTGTTGTTCGTATAGCATAATTTTCGTTTCTCCTCGGTCACATGATTTTTGCAAGCAATATCGTCGGACGTTCGAGCAAGCTCCTCAGTATCCTTCATTTCTTGCGCAGGTACAGTTTCCGTCTCTAAGATCTTCACCTCATTTTCCTCAGGAATTTGATCTACTGCCTTTTCGACTTGCGTTTCCTCCTTCTTTATGTCGTCTTCCACGGTGACAGGTTCTAGCTCGAACTGACTAGAATTCGATTTTTTCGATAGCTCCATACGTAGTTTTTCCACTAAATGTAATGTCTCTCGGGCACTATCCTCCTTTGAATCTTCTTTAAACCATAGCTcattattaaaagagaatgTTAACGGTGCTGATCTTTCTTCGGCATCACGAGGAATATTAAAGCCATCGTCGTTTACCATGTCATCCGTTAATATGTCTTGATCGAAATCAAATAGTTCTGACACGCTAGGATCTTTGCTACCATGTTGTGGTGAAAATATTGAACGATTGctagatttctttcttttactaacttctttttctacattttcagAAACTGCAATTTTATCAAGAGTTGGCTTCGAAAAGACAtcatctcttccttcttttgtcGACGTCTCTTCAATGGCTAATCGAGTTTCACAAGAATCCGTGGTAGGCATACTTTCGATTTTATCCTcgcttttactttttctatccGCAAACTTTTCATGCGATATCTcggtaatatcgtttttaattgAGATTTCTTCTGATTTTGGCTTATCCACGATTATTTTATCCTCACTTATGTGATTTTTGTGATCCTCGCTCTTTATCGTGTCGTTTAAGGGAAGTTTTTCTTGAACGGATCCTTTCGTATTACTTTGTTCGTTACATAttgtcttttctatctttatctctgtaTTCTTAGTTTTTGATAATTTGTCCATATGTTCACGTTTCTCAAGAAGTTTATCCAACCCTTTTAGCGATTTCTTCGGACTGTCTCTTTCGGCACGACGCTGCTTCATTTCTTCCTCTAACGTATTCACTGCATTTTTATTACTAggttttttgatttttttatcgtccGCCTTTAAGGTACTTTCAACGCACTTTATAGAATCTAACGTAACCGTTttagaaatatctttattaatatctttttcaatctctttAGTTGGTTTTTCGGTCAATCTTTTCTCACCTTTTCTAAGGGAAGATGCTTCTTTAACGTTTTTGTCATCCTTTGACGGAATCTCAGTAGATTTTCGTTTACGAGTATCTGATTTTGTCCTAGATCCTGTACTAttgtcttctttattcttGATAGGTGGTTGTTCTGATTGCTTAATGATTTGATTGGACTTCTTGACAGATTTGGACCCAGAAAGATTTCGTGACCCATCATTATTTCGAGACCCACTAAACAGATTTTGGTCAGTTGGTGGTTGTGGTTGTAATATTCCGGATTTCTTTGATGACTCTCTTTGATctgcttttttattaattgtttgttGTTGTGATTCATCtggctgttgttgttgttgttgctgatgTTGTTGAAGTTGTTCCTTAGAGATTGAGGTTCCGCttgattcttctctttcagtAGACGGCGGCTGAAACTCTGGTCCATGCCGCCCGTCGGAAGTTTTAAGCTTCTTATCGGGCAGCTTCTTGAGTTTCCGTCCTAtaacctttttcttctctgatTGAATAGGCTCGTCTACTGATTTAACAAATTGTCGTTTCACTACAGCCTTATTCTTTGATTGATTGGCTGTATCACTTTCAGAAGATGTATTAGACGAAGACGCTTGATCTTTAACAGAACTTCGAATTTGTTGCGTAGGACTTTTACTTTCGTCCGTATCACTGCTACTTTCAGAAGAACTGCTAcaactactgctgctgctactttCGCTATTACTTGATAATAcagaagataaatatttgcACTCTGGTAATTTTTTCGGTTTTTTAGATACTTCTTCCTTAGTTTCCTTCCtaattgtttcttctttcttaggtgattcttccttcttgttttctttctttttcccgcTTTCCGGTGAATCTTTCTTTAGCTTAACGTCTAACATTTCAGCATCAGATTGGGCGATTTTTGTACCCATACCGCTCTTTATATGTTCAGCCGCTTTTTTCGCAGCTTGTCTTTGCGGTACGTAAGCAAGAATTTCCATACCATCGCCAAACTCTTTATCAAAATCATATACATCGTTACTCTTTGTTTGATCTTTAGtcgttttattatctttttgtttcttaccagatggtttctctttcgtttgtttCGTAGATTTTGTTTCTTCACCGGGTGATTTAACAAATTCTATAGATTCCGTCGTTAGATTGTCCCTCTTAGCTTGCGATCTTTGCATGATTTCGGAAGCTTTTTTCGCAGCTTGTCTTTGAGGTACTATAAGAGCCGAaggaatatattcttttttctttgcgcTCTTTacattctctttgtttttggTTGAATCGTCCACGTAATCCTGTTTTGTGTCCTTGCACGTAAAGCTCTTCTGAGAATTTTTCGATATGTCTGCTGCCGAAAATTCCTTAACTGCAGCTTTAGTTATAAGTACAGCAGAATGAGAAGCATGTTCTTGTGAATCTGAATCTGTATCCGAATATATTGCAGAAGCTACAGAAGGTCCTAGACGCGTTGCTGAATTAGTGTTTAAAGGCAACAACTCATCACTCTCACTTCCTGATGCACTACCAAGTTCTTTTTCCATATGTTGTAACGTACGAGATCTATTATTCACAGTATCCAATTTATCACTTTCACTACTTTCTTGAAGCAACGAACGAGTTCTATCTTGAACACCAGATTTCTTGGCTTTGCGTCTAGCTGTTTTAGACTTTGGAGAGTTTACTTCGTCCTCTGTGCTCGAATCGCTCTcgagtttaaaatttttcgatttatttgaaCATTTATTTGACGCCTTCACAGTACTTTTTATTACATCTGGCTCACTACTGCTCATAGAAGATAAGTCACTACCatataaacttttctttctgaCCGAACCATTGAAGTACATCTTCTTGTTAGATGCACCATTAAAATCTGGCTgtactttcttttcattactGGACACTGGAGTGGGCGATCTAATTCCTGCAATTCTTGCAACTAATGTGTCGATATCACGTGTATATTCCTCTGAATCAGGATGAGAATATAAACGATCATATATTGAAGGTCCATGATTAGCTGCTAATACGGATGCAGCTACAGCTGGTGGTAGCGGAGGTCCAGACAATATCAATGATTGCTTATGAAATGTTTGTTCACGTAACCTCAAGAAAGAACGGCACAGTTTCTCGCGTCTACCAACCATGTAGCATAGATTTCTGACACGTTCTAAATCTTGTCTAAGCTGCACGAACGTACGCATTTTTTCCAAATCTGCTGCTTGGCCTTGAGCACGTGCTCCAGCACTTGACAATTCACCGCAACGTGGTGCCAATAACGGTTTATTGTGACCAgcctaaaaaataatatacaaaacatCAAAAAAAATGTTGGTGCAGTTTTAAAAGTGTAATGATCTCATGTTTTTGGTGATATCAATAACTTACCCTTCGTTTTAGCttccaataattataaatgtatataatggCATCTGTATCTACATCCAATTGTTGCGATACAATATCTTTTAGACATACGTGTTTATCAAATTCAGCTTCTATTTCCTGCAACCTAAAATGACAAAAGAGATATTACTGTAACATATAGTAACATATAAATGATATGCATACAAAAagtctattaaataattccaACAAAAGTATACAGGGACTATTATAATATcagttattatattacaataaagtACATGATTCTACATTGCAGGTGTTACATACTTTGCCGCACGAGCTTGGTTCTTTTCTTCCGAAGTCATATCTTTGCGTTTGCGTCTTCTGGATTCACCATCTTCAGAATCTGAACCACCATTACCACTGTTATTTCCAATATTTCCTCCAACGCCAACTTTATCTTTCGTATTTGTTCTACTGTGTTTCTGACAATAAGACTATAAACAAGGCAATTAAtcaattgaagaagaaaaacacgtaatttttttttctttacttttgtgattatttattaatatacttacCCTTAATTTAACACCATCATCAGCCATTTCATCTTCAATAATTGCTTTCATTTCAAGACCATATTTAAAAGCACAAGTAACATGATACGCTGTTTTACATGTTTTTATGCTGCACTGTATACATGCACCCACACGTTCACGACACAATACACAAATAAGAGCCCAACGACTTTgctgtaattatttattacataaatattaagcatttgatatataaaaatcctaaatttgaaaaattttaatccaatatattattattaccggaATACTGGATATTTTCGTAATTGGTTCCATTCTTTCTACGCATCCAATGCTGACTTCTGGTATCCAAAGTGCACACGAAACATGAGCCCACTTTTGTCCACTACGTGTACATTTCATTGCACCTCCTTTATTTGGACACAGAACACAGTCTGGCCGCTGACTTAAGGAACAAGTTCTGCATAACCATGAACCATCTGGTATT from Vespa velutina chromosome 3, iVesVel2.1, whole genome shotgun sequence includes:
- the LOC124947505 gene encoding PHD finger protein rhinoceros; its protein translation is MAQRGKRVNRNDNDLASCPGAIKRRKCRLGPAATGSSALPAATGPSEEEETMASSSQGGASWTPRPVSDIKISSIYNRSAAEAPAELFRKDLISAMKLPDSEPLSPNEYWVITDQWKQEWERGVQVPVNPDSLPEPMVTVTQTSPLKLHGEFKLPKKFIRISRDDYFNPEDHHLSTTPARAEKACAYDLDDTDIAWLDVLNGERAQAGQLPITESELERVIEELELRCWERIQTIVKNEEGLGIEYDENVICDVCRSPDSEEGNEMVFCDCCNICVHQACYGITSIPDGSWLCRTCSLSQRPDCVLCPNKGGAMKCTRSGQKWAHVSCALWIPEVSIGCVERMEPITKISSIPQSRWALICVLCRERVGACIQCSIKTCKTAYHVTCAFKYGLEMKAIIEDEMADDGVKLRSYCQKHSRTNTKDKVGVGGNIGNNSGNGGSDSEDGESRRRKRKDMTSEEKNQARAAKLQEIEAEFDKHVCLKDIVSQQLDVDTDAIIYIYNYWKLKRRAGHNKPLLAPRCGELSSAGARAQGQAADLEKMRTFVQLRQDLERVRNLCYMVGRREKLCRSFLRLREQTFHKQSLILSGPPLPPAVAASVLAANHGPSIYDRLYSHPDSEEYTRDIDTLVARIAGIRSPTPVSSNEKKVQPDFNGASNKKMYFNGSVRKKSLYGSDLSSMSSSEPDVIKSTVKASNKCSNKSKNFKLESDSSTEDEVNSPKSKTARRKAKKSGVQDRTRSLLQESSESDKLDTVNNRSRTLQHMEKELGSASGSESDELLPLNTNSATRLGPSVASAIYSDTDSDSQEHASHSAVLITKAAVKEFSAADISKNSQKSFTCKDTKQDYVDDSTKNKENVKSAKKKEYIPSALIVPQRQAAKKASEIMQRSQAKRDNLTTESIEFVKSPGEETKSTKQTKEKPSGKKQKDNKTTKDQTKSNDVYDFDKEFGDGMEILAYVPQRQAAKKAAEHIKSGMGTKIAQSDAEMLDVKLKKDSPESGKKKENKKEESPKKEETIRKETKEEVSKKPKKLPECKYLSSVLSSNSESSSSSSCSSSSESSSDTDESKSPTQQIRSSVKDQASSSNTSSESDTANQSKNKAVVKRQFVKSVDEPIQSEKKKVIGRKLKKLPDKKLKTSDGRHGPEFQPPSTEREESSGTSISKEQLQQHQQQQQQQPDESQQQTINKKADQRESSKKSGILQPQPPTDQNLFSGSRNNDGSRNLSGSKSVKKSNQIIKQSEQPPIKNKEDNSTGSRTKSDTRKRKSTEIPSKDDKNVKEASSLRKGEKRLTEKPTKEIEKDINKDISKTVTLDSIKCVESTLKADDKKIKKPSNKNAVNTLEEEMKQRRAERDSPKKSLKGLDKLLEKREHMDKLSKTKNTEIKIEKTICNEQSNTKGSVQEKLPLNDTIKSEDHKNHISEDKIIVDKPKSEEISIKNDITEISHEKFADRKSKSEDKIESMPTTDSCETRLAIEETSTKEGRDDVFSKPTLDKIAVSENVEKEVSKRKKSSNRSIFSPQHGSKDPSVSELFDFDQDILTDDMVNDDGFNIPRDAEERSAPLTFSFNNELWFKEDSKEDSARETLHLVEKLRMELSKKSNSSQFELEPVTVEDDIKKEETQVEKAVDQIPEENEVKILETETVPAQEMKDTEELARTSDDIACKNHVTEEKRKLCYTNNSDHYVSYNNEDLETSKVTVVERAKLDRAEADERWVPPSIENFNPADVHLNTLMDNQNHRYGNHQFTNDIANVLPESNSDTLVHSQLNMNMQEQYLLQQTHSMVRAAQHLEPHAENRAQSMAVMEQQVTGISTQIVDEITPMEMVNRHLIGLPNSEDDQGSEMDRVLEKEEMSSDMRQDYVQNGSPYNEMNASRQDTRWAESQVLPSRRSTSSSITSASSGEDHTAIPPYKNIPPMPFPACSAMDAAAYHAYSEANSYAGPVSLFPPQPCSAPLPYPSPGTAMFPPPFGAPFPTPQSLLSHVPKPLEESLNMQASPCTAAFTSSSHNMALTAAMVSPTKVPTPPPQSAQPSLETEHEPPQLQQDANVSVMPPMMPSFLDSTTTTVTAAAVVTTATTITTTSTPMSTAMSTTMSPAPLATVTTASTTLTPTVQVSEAAAAAVAAVTAAVAAVENAQEVQVDNKTVTVPQQSGKKSPSKPTRTSARVTSLQGKSPGKSPRHGETIKSTSVSSSGPRGRGRGAKAGQQQQSGYRNRGRGRGRGRGRNNQASNIGILSTFPSNAIHNDDSIQNKLVGTVYDFDSDEDSTNETNIADLRTMRERKKSTDIGGEKRGEGSLLMTNDGIHQSRLSSPSTLHKKYADDKRLSSPAMHDANVASGVVAGAGGSGAVSVSAVIGNVTAAAAIAESESNAGQVFADTVLPLLPGPVDMRTYNSNVDAPSSSLSHSQSYTNHLLSSFAAGVSTDSALPDIEEDIEKELQSALIAGSKQQADPSSKANFNNPSIDAVMASSSNFNEANKVSLSDSRNQLKVKIKGPFLDANYVPASSVPPLAQQAPVIITPAATSASVASGTSNLRRMRKKELLRQYCSQDMNMDGDPACGNATSAPITLPPVNRTVITIPKAVASMTSIPTREDYKAVVDANMEKKRRKERGSFFDVTDEEGISDRRRSGGSGGGMIFGGNVDRGRRGRQAKPSVTTMSTSSSTASGAAAAAAAVVAAAATATTGATATGVIAPTAATVAVSATATAATATTVPNNTNNTGPPKLKIKIGNSIIGQEMGNVQQDDRTRIRPPKKRLSSIPSTPSIEELRRESMKFRRMIMAGFDNDDEKTKVKSKKDKNGKRKRRQSSKKEARVQILEGGAATPKLIIRLGKSSSNSSTNELREPSNDVSSFLTAGIDVAEQARMESKNADYDARIGPPPVEPSKEELAYPMDSVIDDKKPTDSNTSATALRNVRSAKVTPIRLKLTRCQEGYELKDPVASSSSSASDDSALVNSLSLPSSEELPCSDTRSGKLSDKKSSKEDDIPLLSQSATHNSSGCPPAPLPQGCQVR